In Lagopus muta isolate bLagMut1 chromosome 14, bLagMut1 primary, whole genome shotgun sequence, the DNA window GGAGCGCTGTAAGCATTCAGGTAGCATGGtgaggttgtggttggactcgatctcaaggggtcttttccaaccttaatgcttCTAAGAGGATTTTCAAAGCTCGTGTTGGAAAGCCACCACCGCTGCAGGACAGTGCTGGGTGCAGTCCCGCTCCACAGCATCCTCCCGTGGCCTCCGGCCACACAACCACCTGGGCCGTGCTCTCCGCGCCCACAGCAGCCCGCCAGCCACGGCCACGCAGAGCAGCGCCAGGCCTGTGCAGACAGGAGCCAGCACGGCGGCGGGGCTGCAGCGCAGCAGGGAGGTGGGCACGTCCTGCAGCAGCACGCCCCGGTAGCGGGCAGGCGCGTGGCACACGTAGCCCTGCGgccagccctgccccaggcaCCCCGCGGCCGCCAGCGCCTGCACGGCCCCGGCCCCATGGCAGGTGCAGTTGAAGGGGTTTCCGGCCGCGGCCACATCTCGCAGGCgctccagcagctgcacctCATCCCGCGGCATCTCCGCGATCAGGTTGTCGTCCAGGTGCAGGGTGTGCAGCGCGGGGCAGCCCCGGATGGACGGCACGGCCTGCAGAGCGTTGCGGCTGAGGAGGAGCATCTGCAGGGAGCGCAGGGAGATGTCCGCAGCGTGGAGGCGGTTGGAGCTCAGGTCCAGCACCTCCAGAGCGGGGGGCAGAGGTGTGAGCACTTCGTCCAAGCCGGCGTTGGACAAGTTAAGGACGCGGAGGGTCGCCGGCCACTGGCAGGAGGATGAAGGCGCGCCGGCGCTGAGCGCGTTGTGGCTGAGATCCAGGTGCCGCAGCTCGCCCAGCAGCCGCACGCTGCCACACACAGTGTGGTACGACGTCAGGTTGTTGTGCCGCAGgctcagcacctgcagctgcGTGAAGGCCCCCCGGCAGAAGGCGGGCGCCAGGCCGTCGTCCCCCAGGCTGTTATGCGCCAGGTCCAGTGAACGCAGGGCCCGCAGCGCCCGGCCCACGGTGCAGGGCAGCACGGCCAGGTGCGAGGCGGTGACCGacagctcctgcagggctcCCAGCCAGCGGCTGAGCGGGGACAGGTCCTGCTCGCGGCCCTCCAGCGCGGCGGCCGTCACATTGTGGAAGCGCAGTGACAGGATAGGCAAGGCCTGGCCCGCCATGTCCGCCCAGCTGCTCCTCCCCACGAAGCTGCAGCTCTCGAACGCCATCTCCTGCACCCGAGTGTAGGAGAAGAACTGCAGGACGCGGGCCAGGAGGACCTCGGGAACCAGAAGGTCCGAAAAAACGATCTTCCTGATTTCCAGGCTGCCAAGCATGTCAATGGTGGAGTCGTCCAGGTCCTTGATGGGGAAGTCAGCGTATTTCTCCAGGTCTCCCCCCTGGAACTCCACGGTAGAGGCAGCGAGGCACTGGATGACGCTCCCGGCGCTCTGCTCGGTCAGCCTGTAGCACAGGCAGTACTCCTGCGTGCGGTTGAAGACGCACCGGCCCTCggcctgctgcagccccagcaccaggagcagcagagcgGCCTCACGCATGGCGAGCAGCCTGGGAAGGAGACGGCGGTGAGCGGGCGGCCATGGGACCGCGGCCAATgggtcctgcagagcagccctgacGGAGCCCACGCTGCCCTCACCTCCCCTCCTGCAGCCGGTGGGTGCAATCAGCGGCACGACGCCCTGCCTGCTCCACCTGTGCCATCACTCTCGCGTGGCACTGCTCTGAGCCCAAAAGGAGatctcagcaggagcagggctggagatggggcacactgctgctggctgctgtccACAACCGGCTGGGAAACATCATGGATTTGGAGAAGTGAGAGGTGCTGAGCAATGCACAGCAGAGCCAGAGCCGCTGGTTTGAGCAAAGGACggggcagccacagctctgtTTGTTTCCGTGCTATCTGGGGCAGGAAATTGCAAAAGAGGGCctcatattttccttctgatcCAGGGATCTTATTCATTACCAGCCCCAAGGGGAGAgcagaaaatcatttctgaGGATGTCCGTACACCCCCGCCGGCACCACGTACCGTTCTGCTGCCCGAATAACTGCAGGCTCTTAGCGGGGGCAGAAATCAAAAGTACTCCCGAGCTCCCAAGTACGCACTGACTCAGCTCCACCAAAGGGTGGTGTGAAGGAGCCGGGGGGGCTCCGCTCCAGCTCTCCGCCCGCCCCAACTCAGCGCAGCCCCAGCCCTTACCGCGAGCCTCACAAATCCCAGGGGTCGGAGCTCACCCCGCGCCCAC includes these proteins:
- the CD14 gene encoding monocyte differentiation antigen CD14, with translation MAQRPRLTQEAVGTESLAARAVLSACCVERAGGAAKTKRGRTEAKKCRRGWEAPVCGAAALSWRQGSSGRGAFGTAVGSWQQLEEARRGAESRAGAARLLAMREAALLLLVLGLQQAEGRCVFNRTQEYCLCYRLTEQSAGSVIQCLAASTVEFQGGDLEKYADFPIKDLDDSTIDMLGSLEIRKIVFSDLLVPEVLLARVLQFFSYTRVQEMAFESCSFVGRSSWADMAGQALPILSLRFHNVTAAALEGREQDLSPLSRWLGALQELSVTASHLAVLPCTVGRALRALRSLDLAHNSLGDDGLAPAFCRGAFTQLQVLSLRHNNLTSYHTVCGSVRLLGELRHLDLSHNALSAGAPSSSCQWPATLRVLNLSNAGLDEVLTPLPPALEVLDLSSNRLHAADISLRSLQMLLLSRNALQAVPSIRGCPALHTLHLDDNLIAEMPRDEVQLLERLRDVAAAGNPFNCTCHGAGAVQALAAAGCLGQGWPQGYVCHAPARYRGVLLQDVPTSLLRCSPAAVLAPVCTGLALLCVAVAGGLLWARRARPRWLCGRRPREDAVERDCTQHCPAAVVAFQHEL